A window from Pseudomonas campi encodes these proteins:
- a CDS encoding sulfite exporter TauE/SafE family protein produces the protein MDLLLLEALGVGAILGLLLGLTGAGGSLVALPLLLSLHLPLRDAIGVSLGAVALTALVGATPRAFQGLVAWRPVLLLSLCGLPGNALGQWLGQFIAESLLIIAFCLLVLWSAWRMWRGAKLPRSNQQHTRNLPLLGIGLGVGLLSGLMGVGGGFLVVPALLWFTPLSMLAATATSMALIAIVSGGGFLLYLSEANPSPLLLLGLAGGGALGVLAGNYWAQRLGGQLLQRLFALMLVVVSLSLAAQKLFGGH, from the coding sequence ATGGATCTGTTGCTCCTCGAAGCCCTGGGGGTCGGCGCGATCCTCGGCCTGCTGCTGGGCCTTACCGGTGCCGGCGGTTCGCTGGTGGCCCTGCCCCTGCTGCTCAGCCTGCATCTGCCGCTGCGCGATGCGATCGGCGTGAGCCTCGGCGCCGTGGCACTGACCGCCCTGGTTGGCGCCACCCCCCGCGCCTTCCAGGGGCTGGTGGCCTGGCGCCCGGTGCTGCTGCTGAGCCTCTGCGGTTTACCGGGCAATGCCCTGGGTCAATGGCTCGGGCAGTTCATCGCCGAAAGCCTGCTGATCATCGCCTTCTGCCTGCTGGTGTTGTGGTCGGCCTGGCGCATGTGGCGCGGCGCCAAGCTGCCGCGCAGCAACCAGCAGCACACCCGTAACTTGCCGCTGCTTGGCATCGGCCTGGGAGTCGGCCTGCTGTCGGGACTGATGGGGGTCGGCGGCGGCTTCCTGGTGGTGCCAGCGCTACTCTGGTTCACCCCATTGTCGATGCTGGCGGCCACCGCCACCTCAATGGCCTTGATCGCCATCGTTTCCGGCGGCGGCTTCCTGCTCTACCTGAGCGAGGCCAATCCCTCGCCACTCCTGTTACTCGGTCTGGCCGGCGGCGGCGCCCTCGGCGTGCTGGCCGGCAACTACTGGGCCCAGCGCCTCGGCGGGCAACTGCTGCAACGCCTGTTCGCCCTGATGCTCGTTGTGGTCAGCCTGTCGCTGGCCGCGCAGAAACTCTTTGGAGGACACTGA
- a CDS encoding rhodanese-like domain-containing protein, producing MNQSICLIDAPRFAAAQRQGQVRFLIDVRSPAEFRAQHVAGARNVPLDQLQPEQLVAQLKQEGLRSGDELFLLCQRGQRAQRAAEQLQHLLPGVQVIDGGTEACVACGMATNQGASGVISLQRQVQISAGSLVLLGCALGTWLHPGWYGLAAFVGAGLTFAGLSNTCAMALLLARMPWNR from the coding sequence ATGAACCAATCAATCTGCCTGATCGACGCCCCACGCTTCGCCGCCGCCCAGCGCCAGGGCCAGGTGCGCTTCCTTATCGATGTGCGCAGCCCGGCCGAATTCCGCGCCCAGCATGTGGCCGGCGCGCGCAACGTACCGCTGGACCAGTTGCAACCCGAGCAACTGGTCGCTCAGCTCAAGCAAGAAGGCCTGCGTAGCGGCGATGAACTGTTCCTGCTGTGCCAGCGCGGACAACGCGCCCAGCGCGCCGCCGAGCAGCTGCAGCATCTGCTCCCAGGGGTGCAGGTGATCGACGGCGGCACCGAGGCCTGCGTGGCCTGCGGCATGGCTACCAATCAGGGTGCCAGTGGCGTGATCAGCCTGCAGCGCCAGGTACAGATCAGCGCCGGCAGCCTGGTGCTGCTCGGCTGCGCGCTTGGCACCTGGCTGCATCCGGGCTGGTACGGCCTGGCGGCATTCGTCGGTGCCGGGCTGACCTTTGCCGGCCTCAGCAATACCTGCGCCATGGCCCTGCTGCTGGCGCGCATGCCCTGGAATCGCTGA
- a CDS encoding MBL fold metallo-hydrolase has translation MLFRQLFDAASSTYSYLLADQGEAVLIDPVKDKLDDYLRLLHELDLKLILAIDTHTHADHITALGDLRSATGCRSGFGTQSGSQCASFTFVDGQALTFGQRQLIAWHTPGHTDDSYCFLLPAAGNETAQLFSGDTLLIRGSGRTDFQNGDARTQWASLQRLLALPGDTVVWPGHDYRGWTRSSIAEEAAHNPRLQVADVEAYAQLMANLKLPNPRLMDIAVPANRACGQD, from the coding sequence GTGTTATTTCGCCAACTCTTCGATGCCGCCAGCTCGACCTACAGCTATCTGCTGGCCGACCAGGGCGAAGCCGTCTTGATCGACCCGGTGAAGGACAAACTGGACGACTACCTGCGCCTGCTGCACGAGCTGGATCTCAAGCTGATCCTGGCCATCGACACCCATACCCATGCCGACCATATCACCGCCCTCGGCGACCTGCGCAGCGCCACCGGCTGCCGCAGCGGCTTCGGTACGCAGAGTGGCAGCCAGTGCGCCAGCTTCACCTTCGTCGACGGCCAGGCGCTGACCTTCGGCCAGCGCCAGTTGATCGCCTGGCATACGCCGGGACATACCGATGATTCCTACTGTTTCCTGCTGCCCGCAGCCGGCAACGAAACGGCCCAGCTGTTCAGCGGCGATACCCTGCTGATCCGCGGCAGCGGCCGTACCGACTTCCAGAACGGCGACGCCCGCACCCAGTGGGCCAGCCTGCAGCGCCTGCTGGCCCTGCCCGGCGACACCGTGGTCTGGCCCGGCCACGACTACCGCGGCTGGACCCGCTCCAGCATCGCCGAAGAGGCCGCGCACAACCCGCGCCTGCAGGTGGCCGATGTGGAAGCCTATGCGCAGCTGATGGCTAACCTCAAGCTGCCCAACCCCAGGCTGATGGACATCGCCGTGCCGGCCAACCGCGCCTGCGGCCAGGACTAG
- the ngg gene encoding N-acetylglutaminylglutamine synthetase, whose amino-acid sequence MRATAYNQRLQRGQAPSYQRLQAHLAKDGAESCQPQSLHCGWGRLLMGHTYPDAASLAAELQQERPGERDIALYVAAPQQVLAQAPQQLFLDPSDTLRLWFTDYRPASRSFRGFHIRRVQNEADWQAINRLYLQRGMLPVDNTRLTPREAGGPSYWLAEDEVGGTVIGSVMGLDHHKAFADPQLGSSLWCLAVAPDCQRPGVGEALVRHLIEHGMSRGLAYLDLSVLHDNLQAKALYAKLGFRDLPTFAIKRRNGINQALFLGPGPETGLNPYARIIVDEAQRRGIEVQVDDAEGGLFTLSQGGRRIRCRESLSDLTSAVSMSLCQDKRLTHRACARAGLRQPVQRLAGDAAENAAFFAEHGSLVVKPVDGEQGQGVAVDLRSAEAVEDAIERARHFDSRVLLESYHPGQDLRIVVIGYQVVAAAIRHPATVVGDGTHCIGALIEAQSRRRQAATGGESRIPLDAETQRTLHDAGYDYSSVLPAGTRLAVRKTANLHTGGTLEDVTARLHPTLAEAAIHAARALEIPVVGLDLLVPAADQPDYVLIEANERVGLANHEPQPTAERFIDLLFPLSRPHL is encoded by the coding sequence ATGCGTGCCACTGCCTACAACCAGCGCCTGCAACGTGGCCAGGCACCGTCCTACCAGCGCCTGCAAGCGCACCTGGCCAAGGATGGCGCCGAGAGCTGCCAGCCGCAGAGCCTGCATTGCGGCTGGGGCCGTCTGCTGATGGGCCACACTTACCCGGATGCCGCCAGCCTGGCCGCAGAGCTGCAGCAGGAACGCCCCGGCGAACGCGACATCGCCCTGTACGTGGCCGCACCGCAGCAGGTGCTGGCCCAGGCGCCGCAGCAGCTGTTCCTCGACCCCTCCGATACCCTGCGTCTGTGGTTCACCGACTACCGCCCGGCGTCGCGCAGCTTTCGCGGTTTCCATATCCGTCGGGTGCAGAACGAGGCCGACTGGCAGGCGATCAACCGCCTCTACCTGCAGCGCGGCATGCTGCCGGTGGATAACACCCGGCTGACCCCGCGCGAGGCCGGCGGCCCCAGCTACTGGCTGGCCGAGGATGAGGTCGGCGGCACGGTGATAGGCAGCGTAATGGGCCTGGACCATCACAAAGCCTTCGCCGACCCGCAGCTCGGCAGCAGCCTGTGGTGCCTGGCAGTGGCGCCGGACTGCCAGCGCCCAGGCGTCGGCGAGGCCCTGGTGCGCCATCTGATCGAGCACGGCATGAGCCGCGGCCTGGCCTACCTGGACCTGTCGGTGCTGCACGACAACCTGCAGGCCAAAGCGCTCTACGCCAAGCTCGGCTTCCGCGACCTACCGACCTTCGCCATCAAGCGCCGCAACGGCATCAACCAGGCGCTGTTCCTCGGCCCCGGGCCGGAGACCGGGCTCAACCCCTACGCCCGCATCATCGTCGACGAGGCCCAGCGCCGCGGTATCGAGGTGCAGGTGGACGACGCCGAGGGTGGCCTGTTCACCCTTAGCCAGGGCGGCCGGCGCATCCGCTGCCGCGAGTCGCTGTCGGATCTGACCAGCGCGGTGAGCATGAGCCTGTGCCAGGACAAGCGCCTGACCCACCGCGCCTGCGCCCGCGCCGGCCTGCGTCAGCCGGTGCAGCGCCTGGCCGGCGACGCTGCGGAAAACGCCGCCTTCTTCGCCGAACACGGCAGCCTGGTGGTCAAGCCGGTGGACGGCGAACAGGGCCAGGGCGTGGCCGTGGACCTGCGCAGTGCGGAAGCGGTCGAGGACGCCATCGAACGCGCCCGCCACTTCGACAGCCGCGTGCTGCTGGAGAGCTACCACCCAGGCCAGGATCTGCGCATTGTGGTGATCGGCTACCAGGTCGTGGCCGCCGCCATCCGCCACCCGGCCACGGTGGTCGGCGACGGCACACACTGCATCGGCGCGCTGATCGAGGCGCAGAGCCGCCGACGCCAGGCCGCCACCGGCGGCGAAAGCCGCATCCCGCTGGACGCCGAAACCCAGCGTACCCTGCACGATGCCGGCTACGACTATTCCAGCGTGCTGCCGGCCGGCACCCGCCTGGCCGTGCGCAAGACCGCCAACCTGCACACTGGCGGCACCCTGGAGGACGTCACCGCGCGCCTGCACCCGACATTGGCCGAGGCGGCGATCCATGCCGCGCGGGCCCTGGAGATCCCGGTGGTCGGCCTCGACCTGCTGGTGCCGGCCGCCGACCAGCCCGACTACGTGCTGATCGAAGCCAACGAGCGCGTCGGCCTGGCCAACCACGAGCCACAGCCGACCGCCGAACGCTTCATCGACCTGCTGTTCCCGCTCAGCCGTCCCCACCTATGA
- a CDS encoding N-acetylglutaminylglutamine amidotransferase, with translation MCGIAGEIRFDQQPADLAALEKITHHLAPRGPDACGFHSSGPLAFGHRRLKIMDLAPASGQPMIDHQLGLSLVFNGAIYNYPELREELQALGYQFHSDGDTEVLLKGYHAWGEQLLPKLNGMFAFAIWERDRERLFLARDRLGIKPLYLTQDGARLRFASTLPALLAGGGVDTDLDPVALNHYLNFHAVVPAPRTLLRDVEKLPPASWLRLDLAGNREQQCWWQLEFGPHRDEVMLELPDWRDRVLDGLREAVTIRQRAAVEVGVLLSGGVDSSLLVGLLREAGVDDLSTFSIGFADAGGERGDEFHYSDLIAKHYGTRHHQLRIGEREIIEQLPAAFRAMSEPMVSHDCIAFYLLSREVAQHCKVVQSGQGADELFAGYHWYPQVDGHSDPFAAYRAAFFDRDHGELLETLQRKWQGEDWAGEFVREHFAMPGAAAPVDKALRLDTTVMLVDDPVKRVDNMTMAWGLEARVPFLDYRVVELAARIPARFKLGDGGKQVLKEAARQVIPHAVIDRPKGYFPVPGLKHLQGATLDWVRELLLDPSQDRGLFEPAMLDRLLSDPQGQLTPLRGSKLWQLAALHLWLDQQGL, from the coding sequence ATGTGCGGAATCGCTGGAGAAATACGCTTCGACCAACAGCCGGCCGACCTGGCTGCCCTCGAGAAAATCACCCACCACCTGGCCCCGCGTGGCCCTGACGCCTGTGGCTTCCACAGCAGCGGGCCACTGGCCTTCGGCCACCGCCGCCTGAAGATCATGGACCTCGCGCCGGCCTCCGGCCAGCCGATGATCGACCACCAGCTGGGCCTGAGTCTGGTGTTCAATGGCGCCATCTACAACTACCCGGAACTGCGCGAGGAACTGCAGGCACTGGGCTACCAGTTCCACTCCGACGGCGACACCGAAGTGCTGCTCAAGGGCTACCACGCCTGGGGCGAACAGCTGCTGCCGAAACTCAACGGCATGTTCGCCTTCGCCATCTGGGAACGCGACCGCGAGCGCCTGTTCCTGGCCCGTGACCGCCTCGGCATCAAGCCGCTGTACCTGACTCAGGACGGCGCGCGCCTGCGCTTCGCTTCGACCCTGCCGGCCCTGCTCGCCGGTGGTGGCGTGGACACCGACCTGGACCCGGTGGCGCTCAACCACTACCTCAACTTCCACGCCGTGGTGCCCGCACCGCGCACCCTGCTGCGCGACGTGGAGAAACTGCCGCCGGCCAGTTGGCTACGCCTGGACCTGGCCGGCAACCGCGAGCAGCAGTGCTGGTGGCAGCTGGAGTTCGGCCCGCACCGCGACGAAGTCATGCTGGAACTGCCGGACTGGCGCGACCGCGTGCTCGACGGCCTGCGCGAGGCCGTGACGATTCGCCAGCGCGCCGCCGTGGAAGTCGGCGTACTGCTTTCCGGCGGGGTGGACTCCAGCCTGCTGGTCGGCCTGCTGCGCGAGGCCGGGGTCGACGACCTGTCGACCTTCTCCATCGGCTTTGCCGATGCCGGCGGCGAGCGCGGCGACGAGTTCCACTACTCCGACCTGATCGCCAAGCACTACGGCACCCGCCACCACCAGCTACGCATCGGCGAGCGGGAGATCATCGAGCAGCTGCCGGCAGCCTTCCGCGCCATGAGCGAGCCGATGGTCAGCCACGACTGCATCGCCTTCTACCTGCTGTCGCGGGAAGTAGCCCAGCACTGCAAGGTGGTGCAGAGCGGCCAGGGCGCCGACGAACTGTTCGCCGGCTACCACTGGTACCCGCAGGTGGACGGCCACAGCGATCCCTTCGCCGCCTACCGCGCGGCCTTCTTCGACCGTGACCACGGCGAACTGCTGGAGACCCTGCAGCGCAAGTGGCAGGGCGAGGACTGGGCCGGCGAGTTCGTCCGCGAGCACTTCGCCATGCCGGGCGCCGCCGCCCCGGTGGACAAGGCGCTGCGCCTGGACACCACGGTGATGCTGGTCGACGACCCGGTGAAACGGGTCGACAACATGACCATGGCCTGGGGCCTGGAAGCACGCGTACCGTTCCTCGACTACCGCGTGGTCGAGCTGGCCGCGCGCATCCCGGCGCGCTTCAAGCTCGGCGACGGCGGCAAGCAGGTGCTCAAGGAAGCTGCGCGCCAGGTCATTCCGCACGCGGTCATCGACCGGCCCAAGGGCTACTTCCCGGTGCCCGGTCTCAAGCACCTGCAAGGCGCCACCCTGGACTGGGTGCGCGAACTGCTGCTCGACCCCAGCCAGGATCGCGGCCTGTTCGAGCCGGCCATGCTCGACCGCCTGCTCAGCGACCCGCAGGGCCAGCTCACGCCGTTGCGCGGCTCCAAGCTGTGGCAGCTGGCGGCGCTTCACCTGTGGCTGGATCAACAGGGACTCTGA
- a CDS encoding MarR family winged helix-turn-helix transcriptional regulator: MSDKLLPTEIDLSAFEPALFGAMRRLQQAGEVHAKRLGRFGGLTPMQLMILRVMEGEGRLTASGLSRRVSLSAATLSGMLERLEERGLLLRQRDETDRRRQWMSVSEAGRALLVAAPPLLPPALRAGFAALPEWERHSLTAALLRVAELCGEVD, encoded by the coding sequence ATGTCAGATAAATTACTTCCAACTGAAATCGATTTATCCGCCTTCGAGCCGGCCCTGTTCGGCGCCATGCGGCGCCTGCAGCAGGCCGGAGAGGTGCACGCCAAGCGCCTTGGACGCTTCGGTGGGCTGACGCCGATGCAGCTGATGATCTTGCGGGTGATGGAGGGGGAGGGACGGCTCACCGCCAGCGGGCTGAGCCGGCGGGTCAGCCTCAGCGCGGCGACCCTCTCGGGCATGCTCGAACGCCTGGAGGAGCGTGGCCTGCTGCTGCGTCAGCGTGACGAAACGGATCGCCGCCGTCAGTGGATGAGCGTCAGCGAAGCGGGGCGCGCGCTACTGGTGGCGGCACCGCCGCTGTTACCGCCGGCTCTGCGTGCCGGCTTCGCGGCGCTGCCGGAGTGGGAGAGGCACAGCCTGACCGCCGCCCTGCTGCGGGTGGCGGAGCTGTGTGGGGAAGTGGATTAG